The DNA sequence aaccaaaaaaataatcataagagtcaaaaaaattcaaaatattcaattgaatagccgaaaaattgggcattttcataaaaaaaattaaaactcgaatatctcgaaaacggttAAGTTTAGGATGGGAGGTTATTTAGTGAAATCATTCAGAAATGATGTGTACTACATGCCCTTAACGGATCTACATCGACTTTTCCTGTAACCCTGTAGATGAGTTTGCTATATAGAAGTTGAGGGTAGAttgaaatgttataaaatttatgaaatattttgtgatcgttatttataatttaataaaatgcaagtgtatgtttgtatgtaataaaaaattgtaaatttgtatcactaaatgttttaaaataagtttaattgtCTATTGTTTAATCCATACCTATAGCTCGCGTGTCTTGTCCTTTATCCTTTGCCTTTTGAAAATGATCCAGCATAATTTCCTTTAGTTTGTAAAACTTCGGGTGACCAAAACATAAGTTTTTTGGCAtctaaacattaaaaaaatgtttacattatgaagagatagaaaattttaaatgaaatccatttaaattaaggatataaactaaataattgcTGAATGTCTGATGCATCATTTCTGAAACCAGCAAGcctgttatatttattttagccttatttattttttataaatcctttttttttaacttattttaaatgactTTTGGTATTTGTGTTTATGCAATCACAAATACCAAAAGTccttatatgttttattgcaTAATCTTTATACTAGAAATGATTAACTTAATATATTCTCAATAGCTataccataaaaaaataaaattctactataataatacaaaccTCAGGCACAGTCCCATCAGGTAAAATGCTTCTATCCAAAGACAAAGGATTGATTCCTAAATCATCCCTCAATCTCTCCAATAGTGCTGTTAGAGAATCATCAGACTGAATCCAAGATTTTTCAGGATGCTCATCAAAAAAGTTTAGAAAAACTCTAGATCCATGCTTTATAAGTAACTCTAGGCCATGGTACAGGGCAATTAGGAGCGTAAAGTCTTTCATTATGATGTTGTGTTGTGGATGCCTAAAAATGGAAAGATTTCATgagttttaaacaaattacttGTGATCAAATCAATCTCtactaagtatattatgtcACATTTCCTTTACAATATACATCTGTATAGTTTATggtttttaatacttttataaagtataaaatacttttatacagATCTATCCATGAATTCTGaagtcatttttttataatattatacttaaactgcctaattagtttttattatagcaataaaaataatgagacAAGGTGTTATAATATcttgatattatgtaatgttatttatttaaataaacatcaaTACAGAAACATACCTGGCTCCTCTTTCCTTAGTTTGAAATTCTTTATAGAGCATAACAATTCGTCCTTTGGACAAGTTTCCTAAATTTTGTGGCAATATGTTAAACAGCTTCAGTCTCCTTGCATAACCATCTAAAATCtgaaattcaattaaacatttcaattttcaacattattaaaattaaatgaacagTTTCAGCATGTTACATTGAAACAATAAGAAAGATGAAAGATGGTTATTTCAAGGCTGTTGCGAAAGGGGAAGTTGTAACGACACTTTTTGCTATAGTTGTGAGCCGTGAGGCGTGCGCATGTTTCTCTGTCTCTCTCTATCGGAGTCCCTTGACACTTCTcaacttttattatttgggCTCTAATTCCCTTGAATAATGAAACGGATGACACCTTTATAcatttactagatttccgcccgcggcttcgcccgcgtttgcaaaggaaaacccgcatagttcccgttcccgtgggatttccgggataaaaactatcctatgtgttaatccaagttaccctctatatgtgtgctaaatttcattgtaatcggttcagtagtttttacgtgaaagagtaacgaacatccatacatccatacaaactttcgcctttataatatatattagatattagattagatatactagatttccgcccgcggcttcgcccgcgtttgcaaaggaaaacccgcatagttcccgttcccgtggaatttccgggataaaaactatcctatgtgttaatccaagttaccctctatatgtgtgctaaatttcattgtaatcggttcagtagtttttacgtgaaagagtaacaaacatccatacatccatacaaactttcgcctttataatatatattagatattagaataactattagaatattagattgaaaaaaattgttaaacttTGGAACTTACTTCAACATAGTGTTGTCGTAATTGTGTCAGTTCAGGACCCAGCTGAATTATAAcagtattaatttttcttgAGTGACTGTATGGTGCTACATCAATACAGTTTTCGGTTCTCAGTTCCAAATGTGCAATATTTAAACTCTTCACTACctacgaaaaaaaatttttttttcacatttaactttgaaatttttttttaatattcgtaTTTCTGCTTTTAAATATagaacagaaaaaaataataataaaggaagttaatttaaaaatatcaaagttTTAGAAGCAGTTTTTTTCATAGTGGAAAATACACTGTTTAAACAGAAATACTTCAAGTCTCCATTTACATATATCTTAAATGGGTATATCTTCAATATATTGTCCgtaatctattttaattattgtattcaatattaataataaaaaaacttacattAATAACATCTTCCACTTTACTCCCAGGGGTAGCGGACAAAGCGAGTATCCTATATGTCTTATGCCCCATATCACTTAAAGTAGAAACTATCTGACAATATGCATAATTGCCTCTCGCTCTATGTGCCTCGTCAATAACCAGACAGCGAATTTTGTCACTGGGGCAAATACCAGATTTAATATCATTGTATATTACTTGTGGAGTGGCGAAGAATACTCTCTTGGATTTCCAATGCTGCTTTCTAGTATTTACATGCATGTGCCctgaaatatgtattttaaatttataaagcgGAAGCTAAGGCGATTGGGTGGACGTGGCCGGAGGTGAAGAGCGTAGTGCAAGATAGAACGCGATGGCGGCGCACTGTGGACGCCCTCTGCCCCACATAGGGGACATAGGACAATAAGTCATGGCTACTATACTTAAAGGATGAGTACATCAGAATCCTGAATTGacaatgaaaaaaattatttataagttaataaatttgaataaattaaggGGTTCATTGAACTTTTTTCTTATGCCACATTAACAACAActttaacttatttaatttcattgataaataactcatatttgtaaatacctGTCATTTCTATGGTATCTTTAGGAGGTAATGctacaatattgtaacagGCCTCTATCTGTTGAGCAACAAGTGGTCTTGTGGGTGCTGTAAAGATAATCTTGCCGAGTGGATACCATCTATAGAAGTTGTACATAATAACTGCTGCTATGAAAGTCTTCCCAAGACCTGTCGGGAGGCTTacctgaaataattatttaataagtattcTTACAATGAATAATGTATGTTTTTCTGttgtaaatgtattaatattactCATTAACAATGtgaaactttaataaaagCACTTTAAATTTGTCATTAGATGCTAAACATGgacaaacaataaattttaacataccagagtattttttacaatagaaGCTCTTATGATGTTGAACTGATAATCCCTCACAGGGTAGTTTGTAGGATAAATCCATGTTTTGCCTGTTAACCTGTCATAGCCACTTATTTCTTCGTCACAACATAGAGCACTGAAAAAAAgctttaattcaataattattcagTCAATGCATTAAAATGCTGCATATTGcgtttcataataaatatattttatactgaatatattatcatattgatcgaaatgtttattttgaatatgttcAGTTATCACTTTACCTTACGTTAAGTGCACTTTTATTCGCATTTTTATCAGTGAACGTTGTGTCTTTAAATGCAGAATTATCAAAGTTAGCGAGTATAGCAGAatcatcaaatatttcatCGTCATCGAAATCATTTTCGATATTTTTGTTCatgatttattgaaatttcatGTCACGGTTGATTTTTAGATTACAACAtaatttaacagtatttaaatattatttagctAACAACACTATGAATTGTTCACATTTAAGCAATGGAATGTACATAttgattattgtaatttaataaaataaataaaccacaaaattataaactttaaaaaagcAATTCTTCCCTCGAACTTTTCTAGTTGTCACTTGTCAACTGTCATTGTGACAGGCGGTCAGCTGTAGCCTTGGCTGTAGCTGTAGGTACTCGATATCCAGTATTTTGACAGTTTTGGGTAACAACCTCTGTGACAACCAtaggcacagaatacataatagtagctaaacgctacagaacggacactctccgcctcccgccaaaattaaacacttacctcaccccgcacgatcagacataaaatggtccatatttttctacagggacgatacgcaacgaagattgacaacatcaatcaaattgacttaaagtaattttattattttggatttgtgattatcgtttttcgtagaaaatggttagatattgtgctgtttacggatgtatttcatcagaaaaacgcgaatttttttttacgctagtcaaaaatgtgtcaaccataaagcgttatcacacatttgcagtctctacagtgtgactgtcaaaacgataattttgtatggagtgtccggggtgtgccaTAGGCATAAACTTAATTCCAAGCTTAATTCATATCATCACCATATCATGAACGGAAAAGTTAACCAAAATCACTTGTGTATgtacatttttcataatactGTGGTGCTTCTGGGTGCttcatattaaatattgtatttttaatataatatagtattattACTTCAAATTCTGAAGAAAAAAGAAATCTGCATTCCTTTGCACATAACTTGTCGAGGGGGTAAAACCTTAAAAGTAACGGTATTTATCGGATACTGGGTAGGGGTGGGGTAGGGTAAACCTGGGTAAACCGTAAACAGTCAATGTCGAATTGACATTTcaattatatcattttatattttaatgaaccATCAACAAAGATCAGCCGGCTAAAACTCAGATAACCATCAATTTCAACGTAAATATTAAACgttacaacaaaatattaatatgtaaaatggAATTAGAAGATGGTTTCGATGACTTGCTTGCAGAAATAAGTGAACCAACTTCTCcgaagaaaattaaacaagATCCTGATTCTCAACCAGGTTTCATAATTCTTCtgaaatttatgtatatttttacccttttcttatttgttaaatgttatctaaatgtttaaaatttataggaACATCAAAAGAAGGCAACAAATCTTCAGCATCTAAAACTCACTGTGTCTTGGTCAATCAGAAACAGGTAATTTGActatttatgtacttattcATCTGTaggtttaaaaattaagttcTACTACACTCTTTAATACTTTGAGGAATACTGTTGTATTCTTTAAGCCATGAATGAATTATATATTGAAGCCAAgaggtagaggacctagagggctatctgaatcacccccatgtatgtGATAACTCCTAACGATATGGaggtgattcggatagcccttTAGGTCCTCTACCTCCTGGCTTCAGTATATCCATACTtcttgggacaccctgtagaAAAAGAAGCAGAAGTGTAAAATAGGCTTTCATATGACAATAGGCTATGAAAATTGATACTTAAGTGAATCCATCTGCTTTACAACAGAACTCATTgacagttattataatattttactattttcagAGAGGTAATCCATTACTTAAATACATACTGAGTGTACCGTGGGAATATGATGATGTTATCCCTGACTATGAGATTGGTAAAACAATATGTGTACTATTTTTATCAGTACGGTATCATAACTTGAATCcagattatataaataacagaTTGAAGGAACTTGGGAAGAAATATGATCTTAGAGTGCTTTTGGTACAGGTttgtatcactacatagtacaaaacaaagtcactttctctgtccctatgtccctttgtatgcttaaatctttcaaactatgCAATAGATTTTGATGCAGATTTTtttagagtgattcaagaggaaggttttagtatataatttattaggtttaagtcaaagcgggcggagccgcgagcggtaagctagttttttataattataacaatgaagattagaaaacatttatgcatttattataatgtaaattgtatttaatttcttttatggtaaaaaaaattaaaattataaataaaaaaaatgtacccaCTTCAGAAGAAGGAGTTTTTCCTgtgaatgtttattaaaaattttttttacaggTAGATATAAAAGATCCTCATGCTGCATTAAAAAATCTAACAAGAATTTGTTTGCTTACTGACCTAACTTTAATGTTGGCCTGGAGCCCTGAGGAAGCAGCCAAAATTATTGagaattacaaaatatatgaaaataaaccaCCAGATTTAATCATGGAAAAAGTTGAGAATGATCCACATCAAAAAGTGAGATTTTCTTATAACATTATTGAGTTATGAATATGAACAATTGTATTTAtgatatagatttataaagaactagctgttccccgcggtttcacccgcattgctccgctcctgttgatcttagtgtgatggtatatagccttatagccttcctcgataaatgggctatctaacaccgaaagaatttttcaaatcggaccagtagttcccgagattagcttgttcaaacaaacaaacaaacaaactcttcagctttataatattagtataaatataaaaaaatcgatcacgaggcgggactcgaacctgCATCCCTTCAAGCCGATCCGGGGCGGGTGCtcgaccaactcagccactcgtgactcGCCAGAGCGAtcaaatttattctattctttcagttttatgtgtctaaggGACACACATGTATTTATCATGTTAATGTTTTTCTAGATAGTAAATGCCTTAACATCAATCAAGCCAGTAAATAAAACAGATGCTATGACACTTATAACTACATTTGGAACAttggaaaatataataaaagcaaCAGAAAGGAGGTTAGCGGACTGCCCTGGGTTTGGAGCGACAAAAGCAAAGAAACTGTATAAAGCCTTACATGAACCATTCTTGAAGAATAGCCAAAATAAACCAGACGAATTTGCAGGagatattagtatagaagatGTTGAAAATGCTGAAAATAATGTAGATagctaaaaaatagaaaataagtcttaaattatgaaatatatattttttattgaaaaagcttttttttttaattttctgatCATGtacatgtaaaatataaatatgttatgactGCAGTCATTATAAGCCATAAATTGGTATACCTATGCTGTAGATAACCACACTAGCCAAGTGCAGTTAGGCAGTTGAAtagtttcaaataataattatcgaaataatttattacataattataacaaaacagATAAATCATTGTTTTGAATTTGCGCAtctaatttttgaagtgaaaacttctttagcggcgttgggtataaaatcttaaactcgcgtcaggacacgtggcctgatcgaaaaagcgtaagacggatttttttttagcccttatattccatgcgtaagacggataccattccaaaatatcaaacatgctgaacgttaataatcaagttttcacttctgccggcactcccggagtgcaacccgtcttttttttgaagtgaaaacttctttagcggcgttgggtataaaatcttaaactcgcgtcaggacacgtggcctgatcgaaaaagcgtaagacggatgttttttttttagcccttataatccatgcgtaagacggataccattccaaaatatcaaacatgctgaacgttaataatcaagttttcacttctgccggcacgcccggagtgcaacccgtctttttttgaagtgaaaacttctttagcggcgttgggtataaaatcttaaactcgcgtcaggacacgtggcctgatcgaaaaagcgtaagacggattttttttagcccatatattccatgcgtaagacggataccgttccaaaatatcaaacatgctcaacgttaataatcaagttttcacttctgccggcactcccggagtgcaacccatcttttttttatatctatattgtAGGGGATACCTAGAAAAGCTTAACTTGAGTTTTTCGACCAAGATTTCCTATGAGCTTTCGTCGCCATCTTGAAAAAAGGGGTAAAATTGGTTTTTCGGCAATAACTCGGCTATCCGATGAAATTCGGAAATCACTTATAAGTCACTTTTTGTTCCTTTTTTATGCTCTACAATTAAGTCTGACCATTTTTACCGTATCGTGCATCGTTATCGAGATATCGAtcgataaagtaaaaaattcaGGACACATTTTTCTTTCTATAACATCGGAAAATCGAAGTTCATCAACACGCTCGAGAAGAATCCAGAGCTACTGTCATCGGTGGAATTATAAAATTCGATAGGTCGATTGATATTTCTTTAACACTTTTGTAACATCGCTGGTCATCTTTTATAACTCCGGTTTGGAAGGAGGTCAAACCGAATTTCTTAACATTGTCCTTTCTTTTCCTTGTCGTGGAATGTTTGAGTCATGACATGAAGTATTTTGGCAAACgcatattatacctattttgTAAACTGAAAGTAAACGAACTTGTTAAtcctttttttctttataaaggTAAACGGAATATGTgcctatttatattatagtagaatgtacatatatattttataattaagagCAATTATAGACAAGAATATAACTAGCGGGCCGCCATGGCtccgcccgtggtacatatttatccTATAGCACTCGGGGACCACGTCAATATCCAATGGTCAAAGAATTTAGACATCTGTCCAATAGTTCCAGAGACTAGCTcgtcaaacaaacatacaagcTCAACTTCAGCTTAACGTTACTAAACAATACGGTagagaataatattaattttatagatttaggACCTACTTCCGggagatataaaatatttcaaaacaaattaataataaatatttataacgaaAACTTATTTGATTTGCGTAAGACTTCATAATGGAAtccaattgtttttttttaataatacttctTTAATTACGATTACCATCTACTGTTGCACATAAGGTAGAGTCTCGACTCTAGCTGATAATGTTGTAGAGTATGTATTGGTGATTgcgtattttttgtatttagttTTGCGTCTTTATATAACGTAACTCTacaatttgtataataaaacaacttaCATATCAAAAGGTAGAGTCTAGATGTTGTTGGTCATCCGCAATTATCTTCACATGAAACACAATATTCCTATTCCCTTCCTATTCCCATGAAATATAGTAGAGATGTTGTGAAGCTTGGCCGCTTTccttaattcattttttattagatagtaATGTGTTCGGACAGGGCGGTTGCTTCAAGACGCGCAACGgggttcaaaataaaacaatcagcAGCTCTAAACCGGCTTTCCTCGCGGTCGGACGCGCGTTGCTTTAGCTGGTCGATGCCCGCGAAAAATAGGCGGgattatttgaaaaaagaatgcgttatttttttttaattaaaataataaggccattgttttacttattttaattttgtgttagattgaaaacttttataatatttatttttaaaattagattattttaaattaacatttttgtgcTCGAACTCGAAATATAACTATGTACATTTAAAAAgtgtatgttaatattttcgACTTAAGTGTTACGTGTTAAATTGAACTGAAACAATAGGTGAGAAAAACGTTACCGTTTGGAAGTTGGGATAAAACTTCTTTTGTGTTGAACTTTTTTGGAGCAACAACATGTTAAAGTAAGTCtagtaatttaaaactaattaaaaacttaattgCACAGTTGTAATGGAATTTTGATTTggtgtatttaaattttgaaatttggtCGTTAGTCGTTACGCTGTTATCACTAGACCGGTTTTAGTACGTTGTGGGATGGAATAAATAGACTGCAATGTGACAATATCCAACAAATTTAAcaggttaaaaaaataaatttaaaacttatctGTAGATATACGaacaacaatacaatacattatacaacttatcaaaataatttgtttgagTCATATACTTATCAATCAAgtatttcaacaaaatattgtgaaagccacataaaataaaacaatgtaggtaactacttacctatgtatttttatcaatttatttcttttttaacacgtatacaaaaataacacgAATAGCATTGTTTATGAAATGACATAAAACCAGCTATAGTAGGCAGTTTATCATGTCTTATAGCTAACAATTTATTGAAACAGGTGATCGGGGCACGTGCGAAGTCAGGTGGTAGTTTTTTGTTCATATGGAAACAAAAATAGTCCAcctgatgataataattagtacAATTTTGCGATTTGTTCcttttttgtatggaaaaaattaaatgtcacGACGCTCTATCTACCTACGTAGGTACATGATGAATTGTGGTCTAAAAACTCTAGAACTACTCTTCTTAAATTGACtacattttctattaaaatgaTGTAGATGGTCATCACCTTATATTGCCACCTTTATATTGCTTCTAAAATATGTACAGGTTGAAATTTTTAGATCATATTTGGGTAAATTTTTTCCTTCtcgttttaaatacaaaacgagcgataaagtaaaatatccTTGTTCCTTTTATGACAACTAAagtctaaatgtataataatatttgttgagTATTCTCTAATAAGGATGGATCATTATATCTACCTATCTACATACTTTTTTCTAGTGTGCCACActacacacatacacaaacgggtatttttaatttttacaaagaCTCTACCAAtctatgttaaaatttaaaattccgAAGAAAATTCAGAAACCGGTGAATAGGTACATCTGATCTTGTTATTTACCAACAGAATAGCAT is a window from the Colias croceus chromosome 7, ilColCroc2.1 genome containing:
- the LOC123693099 gene encoding DNA excision repair protein ERCC-1, which produces MELEDGFDDLLAEISEPTSPKKIKQDPDSQPGTSKEGNKSSASKTHCVLVNQKQRGNPLLKYILSVPWEYDDVIPDYEIGKTICVLFLSVRYHNLNPDYINNRLKELGKKYDLRVLLVQVDIKDPHAALKNLTRICLLTDLTLMLAWSPEEAAKIIENYKIYENKPPDLIMEKVENDPHQKIVNALTSIKPVNKTDAMTLITTFGTLENIIKATERRLADCPGFGATKAKKLYKALHEPFLKNSQNKPDEFAGDISIEDVENAENNVDS